Proteins co-encoded in one Haloarcula pelagica genomic window:
- a CDS encoding CPBP family intramembrane glutamic endopeptidase, producing MAPSRPYVEIADGETILVSSVRALAVVAAAFVLASLLGQVGMSAVGVQSVEALQGNPLLNASVQGLSFVGFLAASAGYLWLRRESEIVHYRTPALSDAGWALVGVVGILVAALLMGVVVEALSALAEALFGTEITTGQNSIITQGQQNPQLFLYMIPVALFLVGPGEELVFRGVVQGLFRRSFGVVPGLIVASGLFGLGHYFAISSGSAWTYILVAGSLGLVLGVIYEYTENIVVPAVTHGLWNAGLFALQYYLATTGAQLPA from the coding sequence ATGGCACCATCGCGTCCGTACGTCGAGATCGCAGACGGCGAGACGATCCTCGTGAGCTCCGTCCGCGCGCTCGCGGTCGTCGCAGCCGCGTTCGTCCTCGCATCGCTGCTCGGTCAGGTCGGGATGAGCGCCGTGGGCGTCCAGTCCGTCGAAGCCCTCCAGGGGAACCCGCTGTTGAACGCGAGCGTCCAGGGCCTCTCGTTCGTCGGCTTCCTGGCCGCCTCCGCGGGGTATCTCTGGCTCCGTCGGGAGTCAGAGATCGTCCACTACCGGACGCCGGCCCTCTCGGACGCCGGGTGGGCGCTGGTCGGTGTCGTCGGCATCCTCGTCGCCGCGCTCCTGATGGGCGTCGTCGTCGAGGCGCTGTCGGCGCTGGCCGAGGCGCTCTTCGGCACGGAGATCACGACCGGCCAGAACAGCATCATCACGCAGGGCCAGCAAAACCCCCAGTTGTTCCTCTACATGATCCCCGTCGCCCTCTTCCTGGTCGGGCCGGGCGAGGAACTCGTCTTTCGCGGGGTCGTCCAGGGACTGTTCCGGCGCTCGTTTGGCGTCGTACCGGGGCTGATCGTCGCCAGCGGCCTGTTCGGGCTGGGCCACTACTTCGCGATCAGTTCCGGCAGCGCCTGGACGTACATCCTCGTCGCCGGCTCGCTGGGGCTCGTACTCGGCGTGATCTACGAGTACACCGAGAACATCGTCGTCCCTGCGGTCACGCACGGCCTCTGGAACGCCGGACTGTTCGCGCTCCAGTACTATCTGGCGACGACCGGCGCACAGCTCCCCGCATGA
- a CDS encoding CopG family transcriptional regulator produces the protein MPTRYTVVCDDDQSRVIETLARRYGITSEEVIQQLIESGLDDIENTPA, from the coding sequence ATGCCAACCCGGTACACGGTCGTGTGTGACGACGACCAGTCCCGGGTGATCGAGACGCTGGCGCGTCGCTACGGCATAACGTCGGAAGAAGTGATCCAGCAGCTCATCGAGTCCGGGCTGGACGACATCGAGAACACGCCGGCGTAG
- a CDS encoding NOB1 family endonuclease produces the protein MYVLDSSAFINEYHTDERIAAVPEVREELEDEAAYRFDALEGSGMHLHIPEENTVERIRRAAGETGDLDELSGTDIQLVAAAFELDGTLVTDDYAMQNVAEKLDVTVEVIAREGISERRDWLFQCAGCGREFEENHDRCPVCGSSLSRKNPA, from the coding sequence ATGTACGTTCTCGATTCGTCCGCTTTCATCAACGAGTATCACACAGACGAACGGATAGCCGCAGTACCCGAGGTCCGCGAGGAACTCGAAGACGAGGCCGCATACCGGTTCGACGCGCTCGAAGGTTCGGGGATGCACCTCCACATCCCGGAGGAGAACACGGTCGAGCGGATCAGACGCGCCGCCGGTGAGACTGGCGACCTCGACGAGCTCTCGGGCACCGACATCCAGCTCGTCGCCGCCGCGTTCGAACTGGACGGGACCTTAGTCACCGACGACTACGCGATGCAGAACGTCGCCGAGAAACTCGACGTGACCGTCGAAGTGATCGCCCGCGAGGGGATCAGCGAGCGCCGCGACTGGCTGTTCCAGTGTGCCGGCTGTGGCCGGGAGTTCGAGGAGAACCACGACCGCTGTCCGGTGTGTGGCAGTTCGCTCTCGCGGAAGAACCCCGCCTGA
- a CDS encoding PRC-barrel domain-containing protein: MPEILAENLSGKDVMGTDGAELGSLYNITMDLASGSLEHLIIDPAETVRDSEFEYSDQGRLLVPVERVKAVKDHMIVQR; encoded by the coding sequence ATGCCAGAGATACTCGCGGAGAACCTCTCCGGAAAGGACGTGATGGGTACTGACGGCGCCGAACTGGGCAGCCTCTACAACATCACGATGGACCTCGCGTCGGGGTCGCTCGAACACCTCATCATCGACCCCGCCGAGACCGTTCGCGACAGCGAGTTCGAGTACAGTGACCAAGGCCGTCTGCTCGTCCCCGTCGAACGCGTGAAGGCCGTGAAAGACCACATGATCGTCCAACGGTAG
- a CDS encoding plastocyanin/azurin family copper-binding protein yields MDRTRRRVLAALAAGVTGSLAGCGGDGGSGGDATPTATDTPTDTATATETETATPTPTPTATETPTPTATPTATKTATPAVDPEQVVAVAPDGFVFAPETFTVPVGATVQWRWEGDFHNVRPDEGGIPGDSEWTGTPGGDSQTYRTGYVYDHTFEVPGEYGYHCEPHQSVGMVGSFTVTE; encoded by the coding sequence ATGGATCGAACCAGACGGCGGGTCCTCGCGGCACTGGCAGCCGGCGTCACCGGGAGCCTGGCAGGCTGTGGCGGTGACGGCGGCAGTGGCGGCGACGCGACGCCGACAGCGACGGACACGCCGACCGACACCGCGACAGCGACCGAGACGGAGACGGCAACACCCACGCCGACCCCGACGGCCACGGAGACGCCGACCCCGACGGCGACACCGACAGCGACCAAGACGGCGACGCCGGCGGTCGACCCCGAGCAGGTCGTCGCCGTCGCCCCCGACGGGTTCGTCTTCGCGCCCGAGACGTTCACCGTCCCGGTCGGCGCGACCGTCCAGTGGCGCTGGGAGGGCGACTTCCACAACGTCAGACCCGACGAGGGCGGGATTCCCGGGGACAGCGAGTGGACCGGCACGCCCGGCGGCGACAGCCAGACCTACCGGACCGGCTACGTCTACGACCACACCTTCGAGGTGCCGGGCGAGTACGGCTACCACTGCGAGCCCCACCAGAGCGTCGGGATGGTCGGCTCGTTCACCGTCACGGAGTGA
- the infB gene encoding translation initiation factor IF-2 yields MSDTDAPPETDADTLRTPIVAVLGHVDHGKTSLLDRVRGSAVAAGESGAITQHIGATAVPLSVISEIAGELVDPTDFDLPGLLFIDTPGHHSFSTLRSRGGALADIAILVVDVNDGFQPQTLEAIDILKRTQTPFIVAANKIDTVPGWRPNENAPVQQTMETQSERVQSDLNENLYEIIGELSDNGFSADMYWRVQDFQANIGVVPVSAETGEGVPDLLTVMMGLSQRYMKDEMAIDAAGPGVGTVLEVKDTQGFGTTLDAIIYDGTIRADDTIVVGGLQGPIVTDVRALLRPRPLEEIRTEQKFEQVDAVAAADGVKIAAPDLDGAMAGAPIRVIRDRDRSEVIAEVEAELAGIEVTTQEEGVVVKADTLGSLEAISSTLEEEEIPIMRAEVGAVAPRDIRVAETANEPTHRAILAFSVEVLDDARDLAEQEDVELFENDVIYQLIEEYDDHVTAIEEAQQEQILENITRPAKFRILKDHTFRQSDPAVVGVEVLSGLLRRNVNVVRWEGGDPKRVGRLKTIQDEGEDVDEARTGERMAVSIDGPTVGRQVEEGDDLWVELPEKHAKILEQELREDISVDEREALSMYLEKRREQEPFWGK; encoded by the coding sequence ATGTCTGACACGGACGCCCCCCCAGAGACGGACGCCGACACCCTCAGAACACCCATCGTGGCCGTCCTCGGCCACGTCGACCACGGGAAGACGAGCCTGCTCGACCGGGTCCGCGGCTCGGCCGTGGCCGCCGGCGAGTCCGGCGCGATCACCCAGCACATCGGTGCGACCGCCGTTCCCCTCTCCGTGATCTCGGAGATCGCCGGCGAACTGGTCGACCCGACGGACTTCGACCTCCCGGGCCTGCTGTTTATCGACACGCCCGGGCACCACTCGTTCTCGACGCTCCGTTCGCGTGGCGGCGCCCTGGCCGACATCGCCATCCTCGTCGTCGACGTAAACGACGGGTTCCAGCCACAGACCCTGGAGGCCATCGACATCCTCAAGCGGACCCAGACCCCCTTCATCGTGGCCGCGAACAAGATCGACACCGTCCCCGGGTGGCGACCGAACGAGAACGCGCCGGTCCAACAGACAATGGAGACCCAGTCCGAGCGAGTCCAGTCGGACCTGAACGAGAACCTCTACGAGATCATCGGCGAACTCTCGGACAACGGCTTCTCGGCGGACATGTACTGGCGGGTCCAGGACTTCCAGGCCAACATCGGGGTCGTCCCCGTCTCGGCCGAGACCGGCGAGGGCGTCCCGGACCTGCTGACGGTGATGATGGGCCTCTCCCAGCGGTACATGAAAGACGAGATGGCGATCGACGCCGCCGGCCCGGGCGTCGGGACCGTCCTCGAAGTGAAAGACACCCAGGGGTTCGGGACGACGCTCGACGCCATCATCTACGACGGGACGATCCGGGCCGACGACACCATCGTCGTCGGCGGGCTCCAGGGACCGATCGTCACGGACGTGCGCGCGCTGCTCCGGCCGCGGCCCCTCGAAGAGATCCGCACCGAACAGAAGTTCGAGCAGGTCGACGCGGTCGCGGCCGCCGACGGCGTGAAGATCGCAGCGCCCGACCTCGACGGCGCGATGGCCGGCGCGCCCATCCGGGTGATCCGCGACCGTGACCGCAGCGAGGTCATCGCGGAGGTCGAGGCCGAACTGGCCGGCATCGAGGTGACGACCCAGGAGGAAGGCGTCGTCGTCAAGGCCGACACGCTGGGGTCGCTGGAGGCCATCTCCAGCACGCTCGAAGAGGAGGAGATCCCGATCATGCGCGCGGAGGTCGGTGCGGTCGCGCCGCGGGACATCAGGGTCGCCGAGACGGCCAACGAGCCGACCCACCGGGCGATCCTGGCTTTCTCCGTCGAGGTACTCGACGACGCCCGCGACCTGGCCGAACAGGAGGATGTCGAACTGTTCGAGAACGACGTGATCTACCAGCTCATCGAGGAGTACGACGACCACGTCACCGCCATCGAGGAGGCCCAGCAGGAACAGATCCTCGAGAACATCACCCGACCGGCGAAGTTCCGGATCCTCAAAGACCACACCTTCCGACAGTCGGACCCGGCCGTCGTCGGCGTCGAGGTCCTCTCCGGGCTGCTCCGCCGGAACGTCAACGTCGTCCGCTGGGAGGGGGGCGATCCCAAGCGTGTCGGCCGGCTCAAGACGATCCAGGACGAGGGCGAGGATGTCGACGAGGCCCGCACCGGCGAGCGGATGGCCGTCTCCATCGACGGGCCGACGGTCGGTCGGCAGGTCGAGGAGGGCGACGATCTGTGGGTCGAACTCCCGGAGAAACACGCGAAGATCCTCGAACAGGAACTGCGGGAGGACATCTCGGTCGACGAGCGCGAGGCGCTGTCGATGTACTTAGAGAAGCGTCGCGAGCAGGAGCCGTTCTGGGGCAAGTGA
- a CDS encoding response regulator — MSAVGGGPIRLLCVDDERDFAELTAQRLETVDDRYRTAIVESADAAEEQLAAEPVDCVVSDYDMPDRTGLDLLEAVRAEHGDLPFILFTAKGSEEIASAAISAGVTDYVQKRVSGDQYTLLANRINQAVEQYRTNRELEWYRTVVEAVDDLVYAVDPEGTVLFAANTVELTGYRPERLVGRHISLVMGEQSRQKARERIDRLRDDPDHESATFERTLEDADGNEIRCADHMALLPADDDGFRGTAGIVRRFDDAQHDPESLARLRDLLAEHQSSGDDALVEQARELAADLTADSDRTAGGIE; from the coding sequence ATGAGTGCCGTCGGCGGCGGACCGATCCGGCTGCTCTGTGTCGACGACGAGCGGGACTTCGCCGAGTTGACGGCACAACGGCTCGAAACGGTCGACGACCGTTACCGGACAGCCATCGTCGAGAGCGCCGACGCCGCCGAGGAACAGCTCGCCGCCGAGCCGGTCGACTGTGTCGTCAGCGACTACGACATGCCCGACCGAACGGGCCTCGACCTGCTGGAGGCCGTCCGGGCCGAACACGGGGACCTCCCGTTCATCCTCTTCACCGCGAAAGGCTCCGAGGAGATCGCGAGCGCCGCGATCTCAGCCGGCGTCACCGACTACGTCCAGAAACGGGTCAGCGGCGACCAGTACACGCTGCTGGCCAACCGGATCAACCAGGCCGTCGAGCAGTACCGGACGAACCGTGAACTGGAGTGGTACCGAACCGTCGTCGAGGCCGTCGACGATCTGGTCTACGCGGTCGATCCCGAGGGGACGGTCCTCTTCGCCGCAAACACCGTCGAGCTGACCGGCTACCGGCCCGAACGGCTGGTCGGCCGGCACATCTCGTTGGTGATGGGCGAACAGAGCAGACAGAAGGCGCGCGAGCGGATCGACCGACTGCGTGACGACCCCGACCACGAGTCGGCGACGTTCGAGCGAACGCTCGAAGACGCCGACGGCAACGAGATTCGCTGTGCGGACCACATGGCGTTGCTCCCGGCCGACGACGATGGGTTTCGCGGGACGGCCGGCATCGTCAGGCGGTTCGACGACGCCCAGCACGACCCCGAATCGCTCGCGCGGCTCCGCGATCTCCTGGCCGAACACCAGTCCAGCGGCGACGACGCGCTCGTCGAGCAGGCCAGGGAACTCGCCGCGGACCTGACCGCCGACTCCGATCGCACGGCTGGCGGGATCGAGTAA
- a CDS encoding DUF5811 family protein, which yields MYGNTPFGGDTETVTLTSEQRHQLRRDLANVAARTRELLPGEFVVGSEISNGQAGPRARIAVQPPVGSVVSADYTPDNAEEIAISDTERDELARGIAASAALQVKQVMNGDDTPTAQ from the coding sequence ATGTATGGCAACACGCCGTTCGGTGGGGACACCGAGACGGTGACGCTCACGTCCGAACAGCGCCACCAGCTGCGCAGGGACCTCGCCAACGTCGCCGCCCGAACACGCGAACTACTGCCCGGTGAGTTCGTCGTCGGCTCCGAGATCAGCAACGGGCAGGCCGGCCCGCGAGCGCGCATCGCCGTCCAGCCGCCGGTCGGATCGGTCGTCAGTGCCGATTACACGCCGGACAACGCCGAGGAGATCGCGATCAGCGACACCGAACGCGACGAACTCGCACGCGGGATCGCCGCCTCCGCCGCGCTCCAGGTCAAGCAGGTGATGAACGGGGACGACACCCCGACGGCACAGTAG
- a CDS encoding pyruvoyl-dependent arginine decarboxylase, with protein MSTIRVVWGTATGPTALSSYDAALAEAGVHNYNLVTLSSVIPAGPAIEVVGEAPTLGPPGEALEVVQSAATAAPGERVAAGVGWARTADGPGIFYEVDGEDPDAVRAEIREGLAAGRDLREWEFVEEEVVVRSVEPDETHASTVVLATYGESRPVV; from the coding sequence ATGAGTACCATCCGGGTCGTGTGGGGGACCGCGACGGGCCCGACGGCGCTCTCGTCGTACGACGCCGCCCTCGCCGAGGCGGGCGTCCACAACTACAACCTCGTGACGCTCTCGTCGGTCATCCCGGCGGGACCGGCCATCGAGGTCGTCGGGGAGGCCCCGACGCTCGGTCCGCCGGGCGAGGCCCTGGAGGTCGTCCAGTCGGCGGCGACGGCCGCCCCCGGCGAGCGCGTCGCGGCGGGTGTCGGCTGGGCACGCACCGCCGACGGCCCGGGCATCTTCTACGAGGTCGACGGCGAGGACCCCGACGCGGTCCGCGCGGAGATCCGCGAGGGCCTGGCGGCCGGGCGGGACCTGCGAGAGTGGGAGTTCGTCGAGGAGGAGGTCGTCGTCCGTTCGGTCGAGCCAGACGAGACACACGCCAGCACGGTCGTCCTCGCCACCTACGGCGAGAGCCGGCCAGTCGTGTGA
- a CDS encoding PQQ-binding-like beta-propeller repeat protein, producing the protein MDETGRSRRAFLAGVGTAVVGSLAGCQGSFDPLASTALDEHASTQFRQGLLNQGYRDVSLPGAVEKTWELPTNRGDHTAAKGSPVLDPAGNVVLADDTGRLRSITPDGEVRWATTFTAASRGSHGTPAIANGTAYIGAYDGAVSAIDIETGRRKWRTSLGDAIGASPTYYNGTLYVAVEHAAPSGSVAAVDAATGDVQWRDSRPTNHPHSTVTIDRERGRLLFGSNDGHCYAWTFPGLERAWTYDTGAEIKAPIAVADGVAVVPSWSATVTGVDVTDGSEVWTFETDEDVMCAPAVHDGTVFVGSHDEHLYAIDLQSGEQQWELDAGGWLIGSAVATREHVLVGSYDTTLYAVERATGDVAWTVGNRGHVTSAPLVTDSAVYYAERAVDGEADRPGMCYKLTATG; encoded by the coding sequence ATGGACGAGACGGGACGGAGCCGGCGGGCGTTCCTCGCGGGCGTGGGAACGGCCGTCGTCGGATCGCTCGCGGGCTGTCAGGGGTCTTTCGACCCGCTGGCCTCGACCGCGCTGGACGAGCACGCCTCGACGCAGTTCCGCCAGGGGCTGTTGAACCAGGGGTACCGCGACGTGTCGCTTCCGGGGGCCGTCGAGAAGACCTGGGAACTGCCGACCAACCGCGGCGACCACACCGCGGCGAAGGGGAGCCCGGTGCTGGACCCGGCGGGTAACGTCGTCCTCGCGGACGACACCGGCCGGCTCCGCTCGATAACGCCCGACGGCGAGGTCCGGTGGGCGACGACGTTCACGGCGGCCAGTCGCGGGAGCCACGGGACGCCGGCCATCGCCAACGGCACCGCCTACATCGGTGCCTACGACGGCGCGGTGTCGGCCATCGACATAGAGACCGGCCGCCGGAAGTGGCGAACGAGCCTGGGGGACGCGATCGGCGCCAGCCCCACCTACTACAACGGGACGCTGTACGTCGCGGTCGAGCACGCGGCCCCCAGCGGCAGCGTCGCGGCGGTCGACGCCGCGACCGGCGACGTACAGTGGCGGGACTCCCGACCGACCAACCACCCTCACTCGACGGTGACGATCGACCGCGAGCGGGGACGACTCCTCTTTGGCTCGAACGACGGCCACTGCTACGCCTGGACGTTTCCCGGGCTGGAGCGGGCCTGGACGTACGACACGGGCGCGGAGATCAAGGCCCCGATCGCCGTCGCCGACGGCGTGGCCGTCGTCCCCTCGTGGTCCGCGACCGTGACGGGCGTCGATGTCACCGACGGCAGCGAGGTCTGGACGTTCGAGACCGACGAGGACGTGATGTGCGCCCCGGCGGTCCACGACGGCACCGTCTTCGTCGGGAGCCACGACGAACACCTCTACGCGATCGACCTCCAGAGTGGGGAACAGCAGTGGGAACTCGACGCCGGCGGCTGGCTCATCGGCAGCGCCGTCGCCACGCGCGAGCACGTCCTCGTGGGCTCCTACGACACGACCCTCTACGCCGTCGAGCGAGCGACCGGCGACGTGGCGTGGACGGTCGGCAACCGCGGGCACGTCACGAGCGCGCCGCTGGTGACCGACTCGGCGGTCTACTACGCCGAGCGGGCGGTCGACGGCGAGGCCGACCGGCCCGGGATGTGTTACAAACTCACGGCGACGGGCTGA
- the pan2 gene encoding proteasome-activating nucleotidase Pan2 yields the protein MSRSPSLPERPRLDLDPDMTPDERLAALREHFVDIVRVNEQLTEQLESARSRQHDLTGQVDQLERENETLKTSSLYIATAEEMLDDGVVVKQHGNNQEVLTEVAPSIREGLDAGDRVAINDSFSVKQVLEPETDARAQAMQVDGSPDVTYDDIGGLEEQIREVREAVEEPLVNAEQFREVGIEPPSGVLLHGPPGTGKTMLAKAVANETDATFIKMAGSELVRKFIGEGARLVRDLFELASERQPAIIFIDEIDAIAAKRTESKTSGDAEVQRTMMQLLSEMDGFDDRGEIRIIAATNRFDMLDRAILRPGRFDRLIEVPNPDHEGRSRILEIHTEEMNLADGVDLGAFAHETDGLSGAELASLATEAGMFAIREGRTTVEQSDFHEALAKIDTDEETGSGPVAFA from the coding sequence ATGTCGCGTAGTCCTTCGCTTCCGGAACGACCACGGCTGGACCTCGACCCCGATATGACACCCGACGAGCGGTTGGCGGCGCTCAGGGAACACTTCGTCGACATTGTCCGCGTCAACGAACAGCTCACCGAACAGCTCGAAAGCGCCCGGAGCCGACAGCACGATCTGACGGGTCAGGTCGATCAGCTCGAACGGGAAAACGAGACGCTCAAGACCTCCTCGCTGTACATCGCCACCGCCGAGGAGATGCTCGACGACGGCGTCGTCGTCAAGCAACACGGCAACAACCAGGAAGTCCTGACGGAAGTCGCCCCGTCGATCCGCGAGGGTCTGGACGCCGGCGACCGCGTCGCGATCAACGACTCGTTCTCGGTCAAGCAGGTCCTCGAACCGGAGACCGACGCCCGCGCACAGGCGATGCAGGTCGACGGCTCGCCGGACGTGACCTACGACGACATCGGCGGCCTCGAAGAACAGATCCGCGAGGTCCGGGAAGCCGTCGAGGAACCGCTGGTCAACGCCGAGCAGTTCCGCGAGGTCGGGATCGAACCGCCAAGCGGCGTCCTGCTACACGGCCCGCCCGGCACCGGGAAGACGATGCTCGCCAAAGCCGTCGCTAACGAGACCGACGCCACGTTCATCAAGATGGCCGGCTCCGAACTCGTCCGGAAGTTCATCGGCGAGGGCGCCCGCCTGGTGCGTGACCTGTTCGAACTCGCCAGCGAGCGCCAGCCCGCGATCATCTTCATCGACGAGATCGACGCTATCGCGGCCAAACGTACGGAGTCGAAGACCTCCGGGGACGCAGAGGTCCAGCGGACGATGATGCAACTGCTCTCGGAGATGGACGGGTTCGACGACCGCGGCGAGATCCGGATCATCGCGGCGACCAACCGCTTCGACATGCTCGACCGGGCGATCCTCCGGCCCGGCCGGTTCGACCGCCTCATCGAAGTCCCGAACCCGGACCACGAGGGCCGCAGCCGCATCCTGGAGATCCACACCGAGGAGATGAACCTGGCCGACGGTGTCGATCTGGGCGCGTTCGCCCACGAGACCGACGGCCTCTCCGGTGCGGAACTGGCCTCGCTCGCGACGGAAGCCGGGATGTTCGCCATCCGGGAGGGCCGGACGACCGTCGAACAGTCCGACTTCCACGAGGCGCTGGCGAAGATCGACACCGACGAGGAGACGGGCAGCGGGCCGGTCGCGTTCGCCTGA
- the pepF gene encoding oligoendopeptidase F codes for MSSVPARSDIDEEYKWELASLYADDEAWEAAFETAEELVEDLAAYEGRATDDAATLRETLETYEELMRSVSNVAAYARMRRDEDTTDDTYQALTARSQSLSSDASSAASFLEPELQSLEWAEIEAMIEAEPALSDYEHYFDDVHRMKEHTRSAEVETLLAELGEVTGAPGEVYNMLANADMEFPTVEDPDGDAQPITLNNFTTLQKHPDRAFRQRVYEAFYDEWETVRNAVGAAYKNAVKTDVKLAQARDYDTAREAALDGPNVPVEVYDTLVDTVHENLDTLHHHADLKREAIGADELRMWDIYTPLVQGESPEIEYEQACEYVTEAVAPLGEDYQSRLAEGLDSRWVDVYETKHKQSGAYSGGTYDSQPFILMNYQDDVESMYTLAHELGHSLHSEYTSEEQPYVYSGYEIFVAEVASTVNETLLTHHLLETVEDATLRRHVLNEYLERFRSTLYRQTMFAEFEHRTHEMAEAGQPLTPDRLDDLYAELKGDYYEPAVLDDRIAREWMRIPHFYRAFYVYQYATGISAAVALVDTILSEGEPAAQRYVDFLQSGSRQYPLELLRDAGVDMASPEPVQSALDTYGEYLDEFEQLL; via the coding sequence ATGAGTTCGGTGCCCGCGCGCAGCGATATCGACGAGGAGTACAAGTGGGAACTGGCGTCCCTCTACGCCGACGACGAGGCGTGGGAGGCCGCCTTCGAGACGGCCGAGGAGTTGGTCGAGGACCTGGCCGCCTACGAGGGGCGGGCGACCGACGACGCCGCGACGCTCCGGGAGACCCTCGAAACGTACGAGGAACTGATGCGGAGCGTCTCGAACGTGGCCGCCTACGCCCGGATGCGCCGGGACGAGGACACGACCGACGACACCTACCAGGCCCTGACCGCCCGGTCGCAGTCGCTGTCCTCGGACGCGAGTTCCGCCGCCTCGTTCCTCGAACCCGAACTGCAGTCCCTGGAGTGGGCCGAGATCGAGGCGATGATCGAGGCCGAACCGGCGCTTTCCGACTACGAACACTACTTCGACGACGTTCACCGGATGAAAGAACACACCCGGTCGGCCGAGGTCGAGACCCTCCTGGCCGAACTGGGCGAGGTGACCGGCGCCCCCGGCGAGGTGTACAACATGCTCGCCAACGCCGACATGGAGTTCCCGACCGTCGAAGACCCCGACGGCGACGCCCAGCCGATCACGCTCAACAACTTCACGACGCTCCAGAAACACCCCGACCGGGCGTTCCGCCAGCGGGTGTACGAGGCCTTCTACGACGAGTGGGAGACGGTGCGCAACGCCGTCGGTGCGGCGTACAAGAACGCCGTCAAGACCGACGTGAAACTCGCCCAGGCCCGGGACTACGACACCGCCCGCGAGGCCGCGCTCGACGGCCCGAACGTCCCCGTCGAGGTGTACGACACGCTCGTCGACACTGTCCACGAGAACCTCGACACCCTCCACCACCACGCCGATCTGAAACGGGAGGCAATCGGTGCGGACGAACTCCGGATGTGGGACATCTACACGCCGCTCGTCCAGGGGGAGTCCCCCGAAATCGAGTACGAACAGGCCTGTGAGTACGTCACCGAGGCCGTCGCGCCGCTGGGCGAGGACTACCAGTCCCGACTGGCCGAGGGGCTGGACTCGCGCTGGGTCGATGTCTACGAGACCAAACACAAACAGTCCGGGGCTTACTCCGGGGGCACCTACGACTCACAGCCGTTCATCCTGATGAACTACCAGGACGACGTGGAGTCGATGTACACGCTGGCGCACGAACTGGGTCACTCGCTGCACTCGGAGTACACGAGCGAGGAACAGCCCTACGTCTACTCGGGCTACGAGATCTTCGTCGCCGAGGTCGCCAGTACGGTCAACGAGACGCTGCTCACGCACCACCTTCTGGAGACTGTCGAGGACGCCACCCTGCGCCGACACGTCCTCAACGAGTACCTCGAACGGTTCCGGTCGACCCTCTATCGGCAGACGATGTTCGCGGAGTTCGAACACCGGACTCACGAGATGGCCGAGGCCGGCCAGCCCCTGACGCCCGACCGGCTCGACGACCTCTACGCGGAGCTGAAAGGCGACTACTACGAGCCGGCGGTGCTCGACGACCGGATCGCCCGCGAGTGGATGCGGATTCCCCACTTCTACCGGGCCTTCTACGTCTACCAGTACGCGACCGGTATCTCGGCGGCGGTCGCGCTCGTCGACACCATCCTCTCGGAGGGCGAACCCGCCGCACAGCGGTACGTCGACTTCCTGCAAAGCGGCTCCCGACAGTACCCGCTGGAACTGCTGCGTGACGCCGGCGTCGACATGGCGAGTCCCGAGCCGGTGCAGTCGGCACTCGATACGTACGGCGAGTACCTCGACGAGTTCGAACAGCTCCTGTAG